The Brachyhypopomus gauderio isolate BG-103 chromosome 7, BGAUD_0.2, whole genome shotgun sequence genome has a window encoding:
- the cep72 gene encoding centrosomal protein of 72 kDa isoform X4 translates to MAANCLPITEQWIRERLNLQHSCLADVRSLCLPGTYETGKICNLGISLKNFVRLKILDLSHNALVSVEGIVHLHLLETLNLYYNKISSLQDVLALRKLTNLNELDLRLNPVVKQEPSYRLYLVYAITKLRKLDDCAVRDRERKAALMYFSVESAHEMSQKPSLSTEEKGNSSEPRIASVRRVMMRTLAHREGNEETVLNHKPFGDRSKKTSEASCLCPTKDSELDSVHSPEIASEIIHLINDCGSGMMSSKDQESKPSIRKRCSKGGHSSASLWPKTAKDVTLNLTQAEGSFTPHPSSTAALQDRQRAGLVKGHCEREPNPVLHPPRLTYRRAEDGEHGGRPTTVPEKAGRSRQGTCEKPMELLLSLVEEYWCGRYKDHDPKHFLTQAVRILRTMEQEVLSGEQERKALREKTKALKSHAEQQETRHQSQIQGLTEQLQKAHSSIEHLDQQLRTVLEENVSLQKELITLEQRLFSERLRQMPDPEE, encoded by the exons ATGGCGGCAAACTGTTTACCAATAACAGAGCAATGGATACGAGAAAGGCTCAATCTGCAGCACAGCTGCCTGG CGGATGTCCGATCTCTGTGTCTCCCGGGGACATATGAGACGGGGAAAATATGCAACTTGGGCATTTCTCTCAAGAATTTTGTCCGCCTGAAGATTCTGGACCTTTCTCATAATGCCCTTGTCTCTGTTGAG GGAATTGTACATTTACACCTGCTTGAGACCCTTAACTTGTACTACAACAAAATATCATCTCTTCAAGACGTCCTGGCTTTACGTAAACTTACAAATTTAAATGAGCTGGATCTGAGGCTCAACCCCGTGGTGAAACAAGAACCGTCCTACCGCCTCTACTTAGTGTATGCAATCACCAAACTGCGGAAACTTG ATGACTGTGctgtaagagacagagagaggaaagcTGCTCTAATGTACTTTTCTGTAGAGTCAGCACACGAGATGAGTCAGAAACCTTCGCTTTCTACAGAGGAGAAGGGGAATAG CAGTGAGCCCAGGATCGCCTCGGTTAGGAGGGTGATGATGAGGACGCTGGCACACAGAGAGGGAAATGAGGAAACTGTACTGAACCACAAACCCTTTGGAGACAGGAGCAAGAAGACATCAGAAGCCTCCTGTCTTTGTCCCACTAAAGACAGTGAGCTGGACTCTGTTCACTCACCAG AAATTGCTTCTGAAATTATACATTTAATCAATGATTGTGGTTCTGGGATGATGTCTTCAAAAGATCAG GAGTCTAAACCCAGTATTAGGAAACGCTGTAGTAAAGGTG GACACAGTTCTGCATCGCTGTGGCCAAAGACAGCTAAGGACGTGACCCTCAACCTCACGCAGGCGGAGGGCAGCTTTACACCACATCCCAGCAGCACCGCGGCTCTGCAAG ACAGACAGCGGGCTGGCTTGGTAAAGGGTCACTGTGAACGCGAACCAAACCCAGTGCTGCACCCCCCGAGACTAACCTACAGAAGAGCTGAGGACGGGGAACATGGAGGACGACCCACCACCGTCCCAGAGAAAGCGGGCCGGTCCCGCCAG GGAACCTGCGAGAAGCCGATGGAGCTCCTCCTCAGCTTGGTGGAGGAGTACTGGTGTGGAAGGTACAAGGATCACGACCCCAAGCACTTCCTCA CACAAGCTGTCCGGATTCTCCGTACGATGGAGCAGGAGGTTCTAAGCGGGGAACAGGAGAGAAAGGCTCTGAGGGAGAAGACGAAGGCCCTCAAGAGCCATGCGGAGCAGCAGGAGACACGTCACCAGTCCCAGATTCAGGGCCTGACCGAGCAGCTACAGAAGGCACACAGCTCCATT GAGCATCTTGATCAGCAGTTGAGGACTGTTTTGGAGGAAAACGTGTCCTTGCAGAAAGAGCTGATCACACTGGAACAGCGTCTTTTCTCCGAGCGGCTGCGGCAAATGCCGGACCCAGAGGAATAA
- the cep72 gene encoding centrosomal protein of 72 kDa isoform X1 has protein sequence MAANCLPITEQWIRERLNLQHSCLADVRSLCLPGTYETGKICNLGISLKNFVRLKILDLSHNALVSVEGIVHLHLLETLNLYYNKISSLQDVLALRKLTNLNELDLRLNPVVKQEPSYRLYLVYAITKLRKLDDCAVRDRERKAALMYFSVESAHEMSQKPSLSTEEKGNSSEPRIASVRRVMMRTLAHREGNEETVLNHKPFGDRSKKTSEASCLCPTKDSELDSVHSPEIASEIIHLINDCGSGMMSSKDQESKPSIRKRCSKGGTVSQHAPRVTFLDASATGHSSASLWPKTAKDVTLNLTQAEGSFTPHPSSTAALQDRQRAGLVKGHCEREPNPVLHPPRLTYRRAEDGEHGGRPTTVPEKAGRSRQGTCEKPMELLLSLVEEYWCGRYKDHDPKHFLTQAVRILRTMEQEVLSGEQERKALREKTKALKSHAEQQETRHQSQIQGLTEQLQKAHSSIEHLDQQLRTVLEENVSLQKELITLEQRLFSERLRQMPDPEE, from the exons ATGGCGGCAAACTGTTTACCAATAACAGAGCAATGGATACGAGAAAGGCTCAATCTGCAGCACAGCTGCCTGG CGGATGTCCGATCTCTGTGTCTCCCGGGGACATATGAGACGGGGAAAATATGCAACTTGGGCATTTCTCTCAAGAATTTTGTCCGCCTGAAGATTCTGGACCTTTCTCATAATGCCCTTGTCTCTGTTGAG GGAATTGTACATTTACACCTGCTTGAGACCCTTAACTTGTACTACAACAAAATATCATCTCTTCAAGACGTCCTGGCTTTACGTAAACTTACAAATTTAAATGAGCTGGATCTGAGGCTCAACCCCGTGGTGAAACAAGAACCGTCCTACCGCCTCTACTTAGTGTATGCAATCACCAAACTGCGGAAACTTG ATGACTGTGctgtaagagacagagagaggaaagcTGCTCTAATGTACTTTTCTGTAGAGTCAGCACACGAGATGAGTCAGAAACCTTCGCTTTCTACAGAGGAGAAGGGGAATAG CAGTGAGCCCAGGATCGCCTCGGTTAGGAGGGTGATGATGAGGACGCTGGCACACAGAGAGGGAAATGAGGAAACTGTACTGAACCACAAACCCTTTGGAGACAGGAGCAAGAAGACATCAGAAGCCTCCTGTCTTTGTCCCACTAAAGACAGTGAGCTGGACTCTGTTCACTCACCAG AAATTGCTTCTGAAATTATACATTTAATCAATGATTGTGGTTCTGGGATGATGTCTTCAAAAGATCAG GAGTCTAAACCCAGTATTAGGAAACGCTGTAGTAAAGGTG GGACTGTTAGCCAGCATGCACCCAGAGTCACTTTCCTGGATGCATCTGCAACAGGACACAGTTCTGCATCGCTGTGGCCAAAGACAGCTAAGGACGTGACCCTCAACCTCACGCAGGCGGAGGGCAGCTTTACACCACATCCCAGCAGCACCGCGGCTCTGCAAG ACAGACAGCGGGCTGGCTTGGTAAAGGGTCACTGTGAACGCGAACCAAACCCAGTGCTGCACCCCCCGAGACTAACCTACAGAAGAGCTGAGGACGGGGAACATGGAGGACGACCCACCACCGTCCCAGAGAAAGCGGGCCGGTCCCGCCAG GGAACCTGCGAGAAGCCGATGGAGCTCCTCCTCAGCTTGGTGGAGGAGTACTGGTGTGGAAGGTACAAGGATCACGACCCCAAGCACTTCCTCA CACAAGCTGTCCGGATTCTCCGTACGATGGAGCAGGAGGTTCTAAGCGGGGAACAGGAGAGAAAGGCTCTGAGGGAGAAGACGAAGGCCCTCAAGAGCCATGCGGAGCAGCAGGAGACACGTCACCAGTCCCAGATTCAGGGCCTGACCGAGCAGCTACAGAAGGCACACAGCTCCATT GAGCATCTTGATCAGCAGTTGAGGACTGTTTTGGAGGAAAACGTGTCCTTGCAGAAAGAGCTGATCACACTGGAACAGCGTCTTTTCTCCGAGCGGCTGCGGCAAATGCCGGACCCAGAGGAATAA
- the cep72 gene encoding centrosomal protein of 72 kDa isoform X3: protein MAANCLPITEQWIRERLNLQHSCLADVRSLCLPGTYETGKICNLGISLKNFVRLKILDLSHNALVSVEGIVHLHLLETLNLYYNKISSLQDVLALRKLTNLNELDLRLNPVVKQEPSYRLYLVYAITKLRKLDDCAVRDRERKAALMYFSVESAHEMSQKPSLSTEEKGNSSEPRIASVRRVMMRTLAHREGNEETVLNHKPFGDRSKKTSEASCLCPTKDSELDSVHSPEIASEIIHLINDCGSGMMSSKDQESKPSIRKRCSKGTVSQHAPRVTFLDASATGHSSASLWPKTAKDVTLNLTQAEGSFTPHPSSTAALQDRQRAGLVKGHCEREPNPVLHPPRLTYRRAEDGEHGGRPTTVPEKAGRSRQGTCEKPMELLLSLVEEYWCGRYKDHDPKHFLTQAVRILRTMEQEVLSGEQERKALREKTKALKSHAEQQETRHQSQIQGLTEQLQKAHSSIEHLDQQLRTVLEENVSLQKELITLEQRLFSERLRQMPDPEE from the exons ATGGCGGCAAACTGTTTACCAATAACAGAGCAATGGATACGAGAAAGGCTCAATCTGCAGCACAGCTGCCTGG CGGATGTCCGATCTCTGTGTCTCCCGGGGACATATGAGACGGGGAAAATATGCAACTTGGGCATTTCTCTCAAGAATTTTGTCCGCCTGAAGATTCTGGACCTTTCTCATAATGCCCTTGTCTCTGTTGAG GGAATTGTACATTTACACCTGCTTGAGACCCTTAACTTGTACTACAACAAAATATCATCTCTTCAAGACGTCCTGGCTTTACGTAAACTTACAAATTTAAATGAGCTGGATCTGAGGCTCAACCCCGTGGTGAAACAAGAACCGTCCTACCGCCTCTACTTAGTGTATGCAATCACCAAACTGCGGAAACTTG ATGACTGTGctgtaagagacagagagaggaaagcTGCTCTAATGTACTTTTCTGTAGAGTCAGCACACGAGATGAGTCAGAAACCTTCGCTTTCTACAGAGGAGAAGGGGAATAG CAGTGAGCCCAGGATCGCCTCGGTTAGGAGGGTGATGATGAGGACGCTGGCACACAGAGAGGGAAATGAGGAAACTGTACTGAACCACAAACCCTTTGGAGACAGGAGCAAGAAGACATCAGAAGCCTCCTGTCTTTGTCCCACTAAAGACAGTGAGCTGGACTCTGTTCACTCACCAG AAATTGCTTCTGAAATTATACATTTAATCAATGATTGTGGTTCTGGGATGATGTCTTCAAAAGATCAG GAGTCTAAACCCAGTATTAGGAAACGCTGTAGTAAAG GGACTGTTAGCCAGCATGCACCCAGAGTCACTTTCCTGGATGCATCTGCAACAGGACACAGTTCTGCATCGCTGTGGCCAAAGACAGCTAAGGACGTGACCCTCAACCTCACGCAGGCGGAGGGCAGCTTTACACCACATCCCAGCAGCACCGCGGCTCTGCAAG ACAGACAGCGGGCTGGCTTGGTAAAGGGTCACTGTGAACGCGAACCAAACCCAGTGCTGCACCCCCCGAGACTAACCTACAGAAGAGCTGAGGACGGGGAACATGGAGGACGACCCACCACCGTCCCAGAGAAAGCGGGCCGGTCCCGCCAG GGAACCTGCGAGAAGCCGATGGAGCTCCTCCTCAGCTTGGTGGAGGAGTACTGGTGTGGAAGGTACAAGGATCACGACCCCAAGCACTTCCTCA CACAAGCTGTCCGGATTCTCCGTACGATGGAGCAGGAGGTTCTAAGCGGGGAACAGGAGAGAAAGGCTCTGAGGGAGAAGACGAAGGCCCTCAAGAGCCATGCGGAGCAGCAGGAGACACGTCACCAGTCCCAGATTCAGGGCCTGACCGAGCAGCTACAGAAGGCACACAGCTCCATT GAGCATCTTGATCAGCAGTTGAGGACTGTTTTGGAGGAAAACGTGTCCTTGCAGAAAGAGCTGATCACACTGGAACAGCGTCTTTTCTCCGAGCGGCTGCGGCAAATGCCGGACCCAGAGGAATAA
- the cep72 gene encoding centrosomal protein of 72 kDa isoform X5 gives MAANCLPITEQWIRERLNLQHSCLADVRSLCLPGTYETGKICNLGISLKNFVRLKILDLSHNALVSVEGIVHLHLLETLNLYYNKISSLQDVLALRKLTNLNELDLRLNPVVKQEPSYRLYLVYAITKLRKLDDCAVRDRERKAALMYFSVESAHEMSQKPSLSTEEKGNSSEPRIASVRRVMMRTLAHREGNEETVLNHKPFGDRSKKTSEASCLCPTKDSELDSVHSPEIASEIIHLINDCGSGMMSSKDQESKPSIRKRCSKGHSSASLWPKTAKDVTLNLTQAEGSFTPHPSSTAALQDRQRAGLVKGHCEREPNPVLHPPRLTYRRAEDGEHGGRPTTVPEKAGRSRQGTCEKPMELLLSLVEEYWCGRYKDHDPKHFLTQAVRILRTMEQEVLSGEQERKALREKTKALKSHAEQQETRHQSQIQGLTEQLQKAHSSIEHLDQQLRTVLEENVSLQKELITLEQRLFSERLRQMPDPEE, from the exons ATGGCGGCAAACTGTTTACCAATAACAGAGCAATGGATACGAGAAAGGCTCAATCTGCAGCACAGCTGCCTGG CGGATGTCCGATCTCTGTGTCTCCCGGGGACATATGAGACGGGGAAAATATGCAACTTGGGCATTTCTCTCAAGAATTTTGTCCGCCTGAAGATTCTGGACCTTTCTCATAATGCCCTTGTCTCTGTTGAG GGAATTGTACATTTACACCTGCTTGAGACCCTTAACTTGTACTACAACAAAATATCATCTCTTCAAGACGTCCTGGCTTTACGTAAACTTACAAATTTAAATGAGCTGGATCTGAGGCTCAACCCCGTGGTGAAACAAGAACCGTCCTACCGCCTCTACTTAGTGTATGCAATCACCAAACTGCGGAAACTTG ATGACTGTGctgtaagagacagagagaggaaagcTGCTCTAATGTACTTTTCTGTAGAGTCAGCACACGAGATGAGTCAGAAACCTTCGCTTTCTACAGAGGAGAAGGGGAATAG CAGTGAGCCCAGGATCGCCTCGGTTAGGAGGGTGATGATGAGGACGCTGGCACACAGAGAGGGAAATGAGGAAACTGTACTGAACCACAAACCCTTTGGAGACAGGAGCAAGAAGACATCAGAAGCCTCCTGTCTTTGTCCCACTAAAGACAGTGAGCTGGACTCTGTTCACTCACCAG AAATTGCTTCTGAAATTATACATTTAATCAATGATTGTGGTTCTGGGATGATGTCTTCAAAAGATCAG GAGTCTAAACCCAGTATTAGGAAACGCTGTAGTAAAG GACACAGTTCTGCATCGCTGTGGCCAAAGACAGCTAAGGACGTGACCCTCAACCTCACGCAGGCGGAGGGCAGCTTTACACCACATCCCAGCAGCACCGCGGCTCTGCAAG ACAGACAGCGGGCTGGCTTGGTAAAGGGTCACTGTGAACGCGAACCAAACCCAGTGCTGCACCCCCCGAGACTAACCTACAGAAGAGCTGAGGACGGGGAACATGGAGGACGACCCACCACCGTCCCAGAGAAAGCGGGCCGGTCCCGCCAG GGAACCTGCGAGAAGCCGATGGAGCTCCTCCTCAGCTTGGTGGAGGAGTACTGGTGTGGAAGGTACAAGGATCACGACCCCAAGCACTTCCTCA CACAAGCTGTCCGGATTCTCCGTACGATGGAGCAGGAGGTTCTAAGCGGGGAACAGGAGAGAAAGGCTCTGAGGGAGAAGACGAAGGCCCTCAAGAGCCATGCGGAGCAGCAGGAGACACGTCACCAGTCCCAGATTCAGGGCCTGACCGAGCAGCTACAGAAGGCACACAGCTCCATT GAGCATCTTGATCAGCAGTTGAGGACTGTTTTGGAGGAAAACGTGTCCTTGCAGAAAGAGCTGATCACACTGGAACAGCGTCTTTTCTCCGAGCGGCTGCGGCAAATGCCGGACCCAGAGGAATAA
- the cep72 gene encoding centrosomal protein of 72 kDa isoform X2 → MAANCLPITEQWIRERLNLQHSCLADVRSLCLPGTYETGKICNLGISLKNFVRLKILDLSHNALVSVEGIVHLHLLETLNLYYNKISSLQDVLALRKLTNLNELDLRLNPVVKQEPSYRLYLVYAITKLRKLDDCAVRDRERKAALMYFSVESAHEMSQKPSLSTEEKGNSEPRIASVRRVMMRTLAHREGNEETVLNHKPFGDRSKKTSEASCLCPTKDSELDSVHSPEIASEIIHLINDCGSGMMSSKDQESKPSIRKRCSKGGTVSQHAPRVTFLDASATGHSSASLWPKTAKDVTLNLTQAEGSFTPHPSSTAALQDRQRAGLVKGHCEREPNPVLHPPRLTYRRAEDGEHGGRPTTVPEKAGRSRQGTCEKPMELLLSLVEEYWCGRYKDHDPKHFLTQAVRILRTMEQEVLSGEQERKALREKTKALKSHAEQQETRHQSQIQGLTEQLQKAHSSIEHLDQQLRTVLEENVSLQKELITLEQRLFSERLRQMPDPEE, encoded by the exons ATGGCGGCAAACTGTTTACCAATAACAGAGCAATGGATACGAGAAAGGCTCAATCTGCAGCACAGCTGCCTGG CGGATGTCCGATCTCTGTGTCTCCCGGGGACATATGAGACGGGGAAAATATGCAACTTGGGCATTTCTCTCAAGAATTTTGTCCGCCTGAAGATTCTGGACCTTTCTCATAATGCCCTTGTCTCTGTTGAG GGAATTGTACATTTACACCTGCTTGAGACCCTTAACTTGTACTACAACAAAATATCATCTCTTCAAGACGTCCTGGCTTTACGTAAACTTACAAATTTAAATGAGCTGGATCTGAGGCTCAACCCCGTGGTGAAACAAGAACCGTCCTACCGCCTCTACTTAGTGTATGCAATCACCAAACTGCGGAAACTTG ATGACTGTGctgtaagagacagagagaggaaagcTGCTCTAATGTACTTTTCTGTAGAGTCAGCACACGAGATGAGTCAGAAACCTTCGCTTTCTACAGAGGAGAAGGGGAATAG TGAGCCCAGGATCGCCTCGGTTAGGAGGGTGATGATGAGGACGCTGGCACACAGAGAGGGAAATGAGGAAACTGTACTGAACCACAAACCCTTTGGAGACAGGAGCAAGAAGACATCAGAAGCCTCCTGTCTTTGTCCCACTAAAGACAGTGAGCTGGACTCTGTTCACTCACCAG AAATTGCTTCTGAAATTATACATTTAATCAATGATTGTGGTTCTGGGATGATGTCTTCAAAAGATCAG GAGTCTAAACCCAGTATTAGGAAACGCTGTAGTAAAGGTG GGACTGTTAGCCAGCATGCACCCAGAGTCACTTTCCTGGATGCATCTGCAACAGGACACAGTTCTGCATCGCTGTGGCCAAAGACAGCTAAGGACGTGACCCTCAACCTCACGCAGGCGGAGGGCAGCTTTACACCACATCCCAGCAGCACCGCGGCTCTGCAAG ACAGACAGCGGGCTGGCTTGGTAAAGGGTCACTGTGAACGCGAACCAAACCCAGTGCTGCACCCCCCGAGACTAACCTACAGAAGAGCTGAGGACGGGGAACATGGAGGACGACCCACCACCGTCCCAGAGAAAGCGGGCCGGTCCCGCCAG GGAACCTGCGAGAAGCCGATGGAGCTCCTCCTCAGCTTGGTGGAGGAGTACTGGTGTGGAAGGTACAAGGATCACGACCCCAAGCACTTCCTCA CACAAGCTGTCCGGATTCTCCGTACGATGGAGCAGGAGGTTCTAAGCGGGGAACAGGAGAGAAAGGCTCTGAGGGAGAAGACGAAGGCCCTCAAGAGCCATGCGGAGCAGCAGGAGACACGTCACCAGTCCCAGATTCAGGGCCTGACCGAGCAGCTACAGAAGGCACACAGCTCCATT GAGCATCTTGATCAGCAGTTGAGGACTGTTTTGGAGGAAAACGTGTCCTTGCAGAAAGAGCTGATCACACTGGAACAGCGTCTTTTCTCCGAGCGGCTGCGGCAAATGCCGGACCCAGAGGAATAA